CCTCTTTTGGAAGCTCTTCTGCTTTTGTTCCTTGATTAAAGATAAACGTCAATGTCTCATCACCAAATGTTCTCGAAAAAGCAACGATACGATTCTCATCATCAACTTTGTGCCACACTAGATCGCCATACGTCAATGTTTTCTGATGCTCTTTACGGAATGCGATCAATTTTTTCATAAATGTCAGCATAGCTTTATCTTGTTTCTCCTCGTCCCATTCCATACATTTACGGCAAAGCGGATCGTCAGCGCCATCCATGCCAATCTCTGTTCCGTAATAAATGCACGGGGAGCCAGTGTGCGCAAACATAAACGCCAGTGCCAACTTCGCCTTCTCTTTATCCCCATCACAACGCGTCAGTAAGCGCGCCGTATCATGCGAATCCAACATATTAAACATCACATGATTCACCTGCTCTTGATAGCGCATTAATTGCTCACTGATACCCGATACCATTTTCGTAGGTTGAATGCGTTCCTCCACAAAATTCTCAATGATCGTTTGCGTGAATGGATAGTTCATCACCGAGTCAAATTCATCACCAAGTAGCCATAACCAAGAGTCATGCCAAATTTCACCTAAAATATAAATATCCTCTTTTTCAGCGCGAACCGCCTTGTTAAATTCTTTCCAGAAAGCATGGTCGACCTCATTTGCAACGTCCAACCGCCAGCCATCAATATCAAATTCCCTTACCCAATAAGTCGCAATATCCAATAAATATTTTTGAACCTCAGGATTAGCCGTATTCAATTTTGGCATATGCATCGTGTAAGCAAACGTATCAAAAGAAAGCGTATTTTGGCCTTCGATATTCCCATTTTCGCCTGGTGTTACAGGGAATGAGTGAATATGGAACCAATCTACAAACTTCGATTCTTCCCCGTTTTGAAGTACATCTTGCCACTCAGGAGATTTATCACCAATATGATTGAAAACCGCATCCAACATGATTTTAATTCCACGTTTGTGCGCTTCTTTAACAAGCTTACGGAAGGTTTCCTTGTCGCCAAAATGAGGATCAATTTCAAAATAATTCAGCGTGTCGTATTTATGATTCGTCGACGCCTCGAAAACGGGTGTTAAATAAATACCATTAATTCCAAGGTCCGCCAAATAATCCAAATGATTTATAATTCCAGCGATATCGCCACCGAAAAAGTCATCGCGACCTGGATCTTTACTTCCCCACGGCAACACGTTTACTGGCGAAATCGATGCATCCCCATTATCAAATCGCTCTGGAAAAATCTGATACCAAATCGTTTCTTTCACCCATTCAGGCGCTTTAAAAACCTCCGTTTCATGTAGAAAAGGAAATTTGAAATAATAATCCATAACAGCCCGATTCGCTTTTGTATTCTCATAAAAACCACGTCCGCCATAAAATACTTCTTCCCCCTCTGTATCCTTCAATACAAAAGCATACTGCAACCTACGCTGTTCCGGTTTCATAGCCACAAACCAATAATCATGCTCCTCTGTCGTAGCAACTTTCCGAAGCGCATACTCCTCCGATTGCCAACCAGCCTCCGTGTGAACATAAGGATCTGCCCCAATCATCACGACTTCCTCTACATCATCTTTCTTGCTCCGAACCTTGATATGTAGCGTTTCTCCATCATAACCATACGCATATGAACTAAATGGCTGATGGTAAATTGCTGCTCTCTCCATAATAAAAACCTCCTCCTAAATATCTCTCTTCAAGTTAGCACGCTTTGAAAACACTTACAATCAATTTCTGAAAGTTAACGGTAACAAAATTAAACACGATCAAATTTTGGCTCAATAAAATAAGCAGAACACAACTATCCCATTTTTTTAGGAAAGTTGTCGATTCTGCTTACAAAATATGTTTTAAAATTAATCTTATTCTTTTCCTGCTACCGTTGAACCTCTCACAATTAACTTCGGCGGAAATAAAGTCGATCCCTGTTTCGCACCATTTTCATTGATTTTCTTCAGTAACATTTGCGCGCTTGTCTCACCCATTTCAATCACGGGTGAACGAACAGTCGTGATTTTTGGAGAAGAGATTCGATCTAAAAATACGCCATCAAATCCTGTCACAGCAATCGTTTCACCAAACTTCATATTTAGTGAATTCGCAGCTCTGACCACACCGACCGCCATCCGATCAGATGCACAAATAATGGCAACTGGCTCCGTTGCTTTATCTAAAATATCTAGGGCTGTCTTCTCAGCAACTCGAGAACTATTTTTCATAAAATAACTTTCTTCCATCAGGCCATTTCTCTTCATCACTTCTGAATATCCAGTCAACCGAGAACGCATAAATTCCTCTTCAATTAAATTAATACCAAAAAAGATAATATGGCGGAATCCCACGTCATACACATGTGTCGTTGCGAGCTCAGCGCCTAGTCGATTATCCACATCAATCGCATCCACATCTCGCCTATTCTCCCCATATGCAATCACAGGTTTTTCAAGCCCCGCCATCACTTTTTCGACCTCGCTATCTCGCATACCAGTAATAATTAAACCATCATACGCACCAATGTTTTTTGATTTCTGCGTCACCAATTGCAACGAATAGGAATACTTATCTAATTCTCTACTTATTCCCGTCAACAAATTCATGTAATAAGGCTCCACCGTGTCAATTTCCTCTAAAATCAAAAATTTTACAACTTGTGTCCTATTTTGAACGAGTGCTCTTGCAGCATAGTTTGGGACATATTCTAACTCTTCCATCGCGTGGTATACCAATTGTTTCAGTTCATCAGAAACCTGATCAGGATGATTAATTACACGCGAAACAGTCATTTTAGAAACATTTGCTTTTTTTGCAACATCAGCTAATGTAGCCATTCATATCCTCCCTTATTTAAAACTTCTAAGCTTATTGTAGCAGTTTTTTCATAAAAAGGTAGCATTTTAAATTTGTGATTTATATCGATAAAATAGGAAATAAGGCACAAAAAAACATCTTCCCCTTAGGAAAATGTTCTACTTGTATGTAAATTATCTTTTTGACACCGATACAACTTTTTTTACATCACGGTGCTCTTTCCAAGTATGAAAAAATTTAAAAAGTATTTTAATCCCGAAAGCGAGCCAGCCAAATACAGTTCCCACCAATATCGAGACAAGTCCAACTATCATAAAACTAAACACAGGAAAAGCAGGTTCATTAATACTAGCAATGCCCAAAATAAAAACAATAATCATCGGAATAACAAAATACCGTACCTCATGATCCCCCACGTCAAACGCTCCTTTGAAAAAATAATACGACACTAGACTTTTATACCTAAATCATAGTTCTAGTATACTCCCATACTAAGCTTTTTTCAATACGTATAGCGCTTTCATTTTCAAATTATTTTAAATCAATGACTTAGATAAATTGTTGCTACCACTCACTTCTTTAGTACTACCGTGTACAAGTTTACAAAAAAGAAACAATTGTAGATAAACTGTAACAATTACATGCTCCTTAAAACTGGTCTACGTTCATACTTTTCGCCTGAAAAAACTCTTCTAATAACGATGAAATAAATTGGGCTGTTTTGTTCTTATCGTCATGTAAAGGATTAATTCCTGTGAATGTCATCGCATTTATCTTATTACTAAGCGCCAAATTTTTCATAAAGTACCTGATCTCCCGCCAATAAATTCCCCCTTGAGAAATGAAGTCCGTACCCGGCGTAAACTCCGGATCAATTGCATCGACATCGAGTACTATGTGCACATGTCCACTCTTTTTAGCCAACCATTGAATAACCTCATCCGTTACCATTCCAAAACCCATTCGATCTATTTTGGTCATCTCAAAGTGCAATATTTGCTCCTCCTCGATTAACCGCTGTTCATCTTTTTCAATGCGCCTCGTACCGATAATACACACATTATCACCTGAAACAAATCGTTGCTCCATAATATTTCCTAACTCTTCTGGACCTCTTCCAATAACCGTAGCCATCACATTATGACATAGATTTTCCCGATTCAAATCCTCTCCCATATCTGCGTGAGCGTTAATCCAAATAACGGTTTGCTCCTCGTTATCATCCCTCATACCGGCAATAGTACTAAGCGAAATAAACTGATCCCCTCCAAAAATAATCGGCATTCCCCCTTCAGACCTCATATCCGCGACAATATCTCTTAGCTCTTTCGCCTTATATGTAATCGCTTTCAAATCCTTCGACTTCAAAATGGCTTCTTGTTCCATATCCGTGAAGAACGCCATATTATGATAATCCGTCACGTCACTAACTAATTTTTTCAGTGTATCAATAATTCCAGTGTATCTAATCGCATATGGAGCTAAAGCAACACCTTGTCGTTCTTCATGAAACATCCACGGCACACCGAGTATTCCTATTTTCTCCATCACATTCACCTTTTCTATATATATTATCTTACATTCTACCACAAACAACGACCTTTTTTAAAATAAAAACTTTTTCATTTATAGCTAAATTTGTATTTCCCAAACATTTTATACCTCGAAAACAGGTTTTTCTTCTTAGAGAAAAAATGATTTCACTCAAAAATAAAGCTTTAAAAACGCTTTTTATGACTTTTACACGTTGTGGCAATTCTGTTAGGATGTAGTTAATCCTCCTATACAGACTTTTGTGTAGTTGTGAATTGCAAGAAACGGACAAAGAGATGGCATACTTCCCCCCTTTACCCTAGGAGTTCCCCCAGAATTTTTATAGGTTAAATATGGCATCTCTTTGTCTTTTCTATTCTTTCAAATGATACGGATAAGTTGCTACAACAACATCTTTTTTAAATAATAATTTCGTTCTAATCAATAGGCTTGTTTGGTTATGCAAAATATTTTGCCAACCCTTTTTAGGAATAAATTGCGGTATTAATACTGTCAATGAATAATTATCTTGATTCGCTTTTTGCTGTGCTGTGTCAATAAATTTCATTAGAGGCTCGGTAATCGATCGGTACGTCGAATAAAGATCTGCAAGCCGTACCTCAGGATGTATTCTATTCCATCTTTCCACGAACTCTTTTCCTTCTTGCTTATCTAAAGAGACATGCACCGCAATAACAGTATCACCAATAGATTTCGCATAACGAAGAGCACCTTCCACGACTTTCGTTGTATCAGATACACAAATGATGACGGCATTCCCCTCGAACTCAGGTAGATCCATCTGTTCATCAATTCGAAGTTGTGGTGCTAACTTGGCATAATGACTACGCGTTCTGTGGAACACATAGATCATCGCTGGCATAAAAATAAACACTGGCCAAACTTCGCTCATTCTTGTAATAAATAGAACCATCAGAACTGTAAATGAAATCAGCGCTCCGAGCAAATTCGCGGACAACTTCTTCATATAACCTTGAGGCTTTTCCTTCAGCCACTTAATGATCATTCCTGACTGAGAAAGCGTAAACGGAATAAATACCCCTACCGAATAAAGTGGAATAAGCGACTCTGTCTTACCTTGAAAAAGAATAATCAAGAAAATAGATCCTAATGCTAATGTAATAATACCATTAGAATAGCCTAGGCGGTCACCCTTATCTAAATACATCCGAGGCATATACTTGTCTTTTGATAAATTAAAAGCAAGTAACGGAAATGCTGAGAAGCCCGTATTTGCTGCTAAAACTAGAATAAGTGCTGTTGTTGCTTGAATAAAGTAATAAAAGAAATTACGTCCAAATATATTTTCAGCAATCTGTGAAAGAACGGTAGATTTAAGTTCTGGCACAACGCCATAGAAATAGGCTAGTAGCGTTATTCCTACAAAGAAAAATCCCAATATAG
The sequence above is drawn from the Listeria weihenstephanensis genome and encodes:
- a CDS encoding glycoside hydrolase family 13 protein, producing the protein MERAAIYHQPFSSYAYGYDGETLHIKVRSKKDDVEEVVMIGADPYVHTEAGWQSEEYALRKVATTEEHDYWFVAMKPEQRRLQYAFVLKDTEGEEVFYGGRGFYENTKANRAVMDYYFKFPFLHETEVFKAPEWVKETIWYQIFPERFDNGDASISPVNVLPWGSKDPGRDDFFGGDIAGIINHLDYLADLGINGIYLTPVFEASTNHKYDTLNYFEIDPHFGDKETFRKLVKEAHKRGIKIMLDAVFNHIGDKSPEWQDVLQNGEESKFVDWFHIHSFPVTPGENGNIEGQNTLSFDTFAYTMHMPKLNTANPEVQKYLLDIATYWVREFDIDGWRLDVANEVDHAFWKEFNKAVRAEKEDIYILGEIWHDSWLWLLGDEFDSVMNYPFTQTIIENFVEERIQPTKMVSGISEQLMRYQEQVNHVMFNMLDSHDTARLLTRCDGDKEKAKLALAFMFAHTGSPCIYYGTEIGMDGADDPLCRKCMEWDEEKQDKAMLTFMKKLIAFRKEHQKTLTYGDLVWHKVDDENRIVAFSRTFGDETLTFIFNQGTKAEELPKEELAITAATHDVWADKAVTNIIVPAKSFTILKG
- a CDS encoding LacI family DNA-binding transcriptional regulator, yielding MATLADVAKKANVSKMTVSRVINHPDQVSDELKQLVYHAMEELEYVPNYAARALVQNRTQVVKFLILEEIDTVEPYYMNLLTGISRELDKYSYSLQLVTQKSKNIGAYDGLIITGMRDSEVEKVMAGLEKPVIAYGENRRDVDAIDVDNRLGAELATTHVYDVGFRHIIFFGINLIEEEFMRSRLTGYSEVMKRNGLMEESYFMKNSSRVAEKTALDILDKATEPVAIICASDRMAVGVVRAANSLNMKFGETIAVTGFDGVFLDRISSPKITTVRSPVIEMGETSAQMLLKKINENGAKQGSTLFPPKLIVRGSTVAGKE
- a CDS encoding arginase family protein; amino-acid sequence: MEKIGILGVPWMFHEERQGVALAPYAIRYTGIIDTLKKLVSDVTDYHNMAFFTDMEQEAILKSKDLKAITYKAKELRDIVADMRSEGGMPIIFGGDQFISLSTIAGMRDDNEEQTVIWINAHADMGEDLNRENLCHNVMATVIGRGPEELGNIMEQRFVSGDNVCIIGTRRIEKDEQRLIEEEQILHFEMTKIDRMGFGMVTDEVIQWLAKKSGHVHIVLDVDAIDPEFTPGTDFISQGGIYWREIRYFMKNLALSNKINAMTFTGINPLHDDKNKTAQFISSLLEEFFQAKSMNVDQF
- a CDS encoding APC family permease; translated protein: MASPLKRLLIGRPLKSTEAGDQKLGKLKALAVLSSDALSSVAYGTEQILLVLITVGAAAMWYSLPIALCVLVLLFALSLSYRQIIYAYPQGGGAYVVSRENIGKNAGLIAGGSLLVDYMLTVAVSVSSGTDAIIAAIPSLYQFTVPLAIILVIIVTIINLRGVTESATILAIPVYLFVLSMIVMIVTGLVKLAMGQDVTHETASVGTHVSGVTLILLLRAFASGSASLTGIEAISNAVPLFKDPKAKNASRTLIMMASILGFFFVGITLLAYFYGVVPELKSTVLSQIAENIFGRNFFYYFIQATTALILVLAANTGFSAFPLLAFNLSKDKYMPRMYLDKGDRLGYSNGIITLALGSIFLIILFQGKTESLIPLYSVGVFIPFTLSQSGMIIKWLKEKPQGYMKKLSANLLGALISFTVLMVLFITRMSEVWPVFIFMPAMIYVFHRTRSHYAKLAPQLRIDEQMDLPEFEGNAVIICVSDTTKVVEGALRYAKSIGDTVIAVHVSLDKQEGKEFVERWNRIHPEVRLADLYSTYRSITEPLMKFIDTAQQKANQDNYSLTVLIPQFIPKKGWQNILHNQTSLLIRTKLLFKKDVVVATYPYHLKE